The Marinilongibacter aquaticus genome has a window encoding:
- a CDS encoding glycosyltransferase, with amino-acid sequence MKKIVFDLTKTQPVGDIKYHGGGRYGEIVFEALANKFFEVVVGFYDSRKWINPKILDICRKRNIELIDSSRFSLNDVANEFGGVVYSPLLERRVTSLDENIIYICTIHGLRTLEMPYDSYSGFYEERRLVNILKPIFKFKAILKRRKELLKYRETFNLKNLKLITVSHHSKSSILSFIPFLNSKDIPVFYSPSTVSQEKDSHQEVVEARDKYYLIVSGNRWIKNSLRAMIAIDQIFEERPSIEGKVIVTGVGNVDVFKRHIKHLERFEFLEYVSESELEHLYKYAFLFIYPSLNEGFGYPPLEAMSFGTPIIASAIASIPEICGDAVSYFNPYSIDEIKMRILQMEDSNYRDTFLDLMQKRFDFVSQRQRDDLSRLTDFIYSVFEKSKN; translated from the coding sequence ATGAAAAAAATAGTTTTTGATTTGACCAAAACGCAGCCCGTTGGTGACATTAAGTATCATGGTGGAGGAAGATATGGAGAGATCGTGTTTGAAGCATTAGCGAATAAGTTTTTCGAGGTCGTCGTGGGCTTTTACGATTCTCGAAAGTGGATAAACCCCAAAATATTAGACATATGCAGGAAGAGGAATATTGAACTGATCGATTCGAGTCGCTTTTCTCTTAATGATGTCGCAAATGAGTTTGGTGGTGTAGTCTACAGTCCTTTGTTAGAGAGGAGGGTGACAAGCTTGGATGAAAATATTATTTACATATGTACCATTCATGGTTTGCGTACTTTGGAAATGCCTTATGATAGTTATTCGGGTTTTTATGAAGAGAGAAGGCTTGTTAATATTTTAAAACCAATTTTCAAGTTTAAAGCAATTTTGAAAAGAAGAAAGGAACTTTTGAAATACAGAGAAACTTTTAATTTGAAAAATTTAAAATTGATTACGGTTTCACATCATTCAAAGTCTTCAATTCTGTCGTTTATACCATTTTTGAATTCGAAAGACATACCAGTATTTTATTCACCCTCAACGGTTAGTCAAGAAAAAGATAGTCATCAAGAAGTTGTTGAGGCAAGGGATAAATATTATCTCATTGTTAGTGGGAATAGGTGGATAAAGAATTCCTTACGTGCAATGATTGCGATAGATCAAATTTTTGAAGAACGGCCATCAATTGAAGGGAAAGTAATAGTTACAGGTGTTGGAAATGTAGATGTTTTCAAGAGGCATATTAAGCATTTGGAACGATTTGAGTTCTTGGAGTATGTTAGTGAATCAGAGTTAGAACACTTGTACAAGTACGCATTTTTGTTTATTTATCCTTCATTAAATGAGGGATTTGGTTACCCTCCTTTAGAGGCTATGTCCTTTGGAACACCTATCATTGCTTCAGCAATAGCTTCAATCCCAGAAATTTGCGGGGACGCTGTTTCATATTTCAACCCTTACTCAATAGATGAAATAAAGATGAGAATACTACAGATGGAGGATTCAAACTACAGGGATACTTTTTTAGACTTAATGCAAAAAAGGTTTGACTTTGTTTCTCAAAGGCAAAGGGATGACTTGTCAAGATTGACAGATTTTATATACTCAGTTTTTGAAAAGAGTAAAAATTAG
- a CDS encoding glycosyltransferase has translation MKKKRIVFFVNSYAGGAELMTVNISKFLNPELYEIKFYIIGQTEGLIQQFIPEAFEFKLIQVKKFSDFLTFKIFKVLYRERPDIVFSSLMPINIRLCWASAFFPKTKVILRANNYLHTQSIVQKARLFLSYQFAYKLIVQTEEMEREHVEQLKLQREKVVCLPNPVNIERINNGLQDVQNPFKGNGPNYLYVGRISEVKGLDTLILAFDKVLSRYGNASLYIVGNIDGKFKEYYLRLDELIKAKSIGQSIRFVGFSENPYQWMKFSDCFVLPSKNEGLPNVLIEALYLGTPVASTKSVPVISRIVREGANGFLCEVGDTDGLAEAMINAVKLGRVHNTYSSASKEDFSNLFKL, from the coding sequence ATGAAGAAGAAAAGAATCGTTTTTTTTGTTAACTCGTACGCGGGTGGAGCAGAATTAATGACTGTTAATATTTCGAAATTCTTAAATCCGGAACTTTACGAAATAAAGTTTTATATAATTGGGCAAACTGAAGGATTAATTCAACAATTCATTCCGGAAGCGTTTGAATTCAAGTTGATTCAGGTAAAGAAGTTTTCGGATTTCCTAACCTTCAAGATTTTCAAAGTGTTGTATAGGGAAAGACCAGATATTGTTTTTTCTTCATTGATGCCCATTAATATTCGTCTTTGCTGGGCGTCGGCATTTTTCCCCAAGACAAAGGTTATTCTTAGAGCGAATAATTACCTTCATACACAATCAATTGTGCAAAAGGCCCGCTTGTTTCTCTCGTATCAATTTGCATATAAATTGATTGTGCAAACAGAAGAAATGGAAAGGGAACATGTCGAACAATTGAAATTACAGAGAGAAAAAGTGGTTTGTTTACCAAACCCTGTCAATATAGAGAGGATAAATAATGGACTTCAAGACGTACAAAATCCATTTAAGGGAAATGGTCCAAATTATTTATATGTAGGTAGAATCAGTGAGGTTAAGGGTTTGGACACATTGATTTTAGCCTTCGACAAGGTTTTGAGCCGTTATGGAAATGCGTCGCTTTATATTGTTGGAAATATTGATGGAAAGTTCAAAGAATATTATTTAAGACTGGATGAATTAATAAAAGCTAAATCCATTGGACAAAGTATTCGATTTGTCGGTTTCAGTGAAAACCCATATCAATGGATGAAATTTTCAGATTGTTTTGTTTTGCCCTCAAAAAATGAGGGGTTACCTAATGTTCTAATTGAAGCCCTTTACCTTGGTACACCTGTGGCTTCGACTAAGTCAGTTCCTGTTATTAGTCGAATAGTAAGAGAGGGGGCAAATGGTTTCCTCTGTGAAGTCGGAGATACAGATGGCTTGGCAGAAGCAATGATCAATGCTGTAAAACTTGGAAGGGTGCACAATACTTACTCTTCTGCTTCAAAGGAAGATTTTTCTAATCTATTTAAACTATAG
- a CDS encoding serine O-acetyltransferase — protein sequence MSFIKDYLAYAEHTGSRIKPLFKVLLYANLLFRLSNFFYQFKLVPVARLFWFLNRIIFAIDIDPRAQLNGGMVILHGAGIVIGRYVLALGDFKIYQGATLGGNNGKHIKVGGAKFSQPIVKKDVVIGINSVVIGPVTLNSGCRIGANAVVTKDVPENMIIVGNNIQLALTIN from the coding sequence ATGTCTTTTATTAAAGATTATCTGGCGTATGCTGAACATACAGGTAGTCGCATAAAACCACTATTTAAAGTGCTTTTATATGCCAACCTATTATTTAGATTGAGTAATTTTTTCTATCAGTTTAAGTTAGTTCCGGTAGCTCGGTTGTTTTGGTTTTTGAATCGAATAATTTTTGCGATAGATATTGACCCAAGAGCTCAATTGAACGGAGGAATGGTTATTCTTCACGGTGCAGGAATAGTAATAGGTAGATACGTGCTTGCTTTAGGAGATTTCAAAATTTATCAGGGGGCTACATTAGGAGGGAATAATGGGAAGCATATAAAAGTTGGAGGGGCTAAATTTAGTCAACCAATAGTTAAGAAAGATGTGGTAATTGGAATTAACTCTGTTGTTATTGGCCCGGTAACCCTGAACAGTGGTTGCCGTATAGGAGCGAATGCAGTTGTTACGAAAGATGTGCCAGAAAATATGATTATTGTCGGGAACAACATTCAACTTGCATTGACAATTAATTAG